The window TGGCGCTGCTGGCGGAGAAGCGCCAAGCCACCATTTCCCATGCCGTCACGCGCGGCCTGAACCCAAACGTGGCAATGAAGGATTCGGGAATTGCGTGGCTGGGAGAAGTGCCGGGGCATTGGGAAGTGCTGCAATTGCGTCGCGTTGTGCCGCAGTTTGAGCAAGGCTGGAGTCCTGAGTGTGAAGCGCGACCCGTTGAAGATGGTGAATGGGGGGTACTGAAAGCCGGTTGCCTGAACGGTGGTGTCTTCAATGCAGGCGAAAACAAGGCGCTCCCCTCAACACTGGAGCCACGTGAACAACTCGAAGTGCGTCACGGCGACGTACTGATGTCTCGCGCAAGCGGTTCGCCGAAGCTGATTGGCTCCGTTGCGTGCGTGGAAAACCCACAACCACGACTGATGCTGTCAGACAAGATTTTCCGATTGGTACTCGACGACGATATCTCGGGAAAATTCTTCGGACTGGCGATGAGTTCCATTTCGTTACGTGCGCAAATCGAACAGGCGATTGGTGGAGCGGAAGGCTTGGCAAACAACTTGCCACAAGCAAGTATCAAAGAGTTCTGGCTTGCGCTTCCGCTGATTGATGAGCAACAGCAAATCGTCGAATTTCTGGATGCGGAAACCGCCAAGCTGGATGCACTGAAAGCCGAAGCACAGCGCGGCATCGAGTTGCTCAAGGAACGCCGCAACGCGCTGATTGCCGCAGCGGTAACAGGCAAGATCGACGTGAGGAACGCCGCATGAACCTGCACCGCGAAGACGCCTTCGAGACCGACATCTGCCAAGCCCTGCACGCACAAGGCTGGCTGTACGACGGCCTTGGCGACGCCCGCAACTTCGACCGCACCCTGGGCCTGTACCTGCCAGACTTGCTGGCGTGGGTTCAAGCCACCCAGCCTGACGCATGGGCAGCGCTGCAAACCTCCTTTGGCACAAGTACCGCACAACGCCTTGGCGAACGCTTGCGCAAGCTGCTGGACGAACGCGGCACGCTGGAAGTGCTGCGCCGTGGGCTGGACATAGTGGGTTTGCGCAAACCGCTGCAATTGGTACAGTTCAAGCCTGCGTTCGGCCTCAACCCGGAGTTGCAGCAGCGCTACGCCGCCAACCGCCTGCGCGTGGTGCGGCAGGTGACGCATTCACCCAACAACCCCGGTGAAGAATTGGACTTGGTGCTGTTCGTCAACGGCATTGCCGTTGCCACGGCGGAGCTGAAATCCGACTTCACCCAGAACGTCGCCGAGGCCGTTGACCAATACCGCCGCAACCGCCACCCGCAGCCGAAAGGCGGCAAGCCGGAGCCGCTATTGTCCTTCCCCGGTGGCGCGCTGGTGCATTTTGCGGTGAGCCAGAGCGAAGTACAGATGGCAACAAAACTGGAAGGTGCAGCCACGCGCTTCTTGCCGTTCAACAAGAGCAATGCCGGCGGCGCGGGCAACGCGCCCAACCCGGCGGGTTATGCCACCAGCTATTTGTGGGAAGAGGTGTGGCAGCGCGATTCGTGGTTGCAGGTGCTTGGCCGCTACCTGATTGGCAAGCGTGACGACCGCAAGCAGTTGGTCGGCTGGATTTTCCCGCGCCACCACCAGCTCGATGCCACGCGCAAACTTGTTGCCGATGTGCTCGACAAGGGGCCGGGGCAGAAGTATCTGATCCAGCATTCCGCCGGCAGCGGCAAGACCAACTCCATTGCATGGACAGCGCATTTTTTGAGTGAGCTGCACGACGCGCAGGACAACAAGCTGTTCGACAGCGTGCTGGTGGTCAGCGACCGCACGGTGCTGGATACGCAGTTGCAGGAGGCCATTTTCGACGCGCAACGCACCACGGGCGTGGTGGCTGCGCTCACCCGCGAACATGGCAGCAAGAGCAACCAACTCAAGGAGGCGCTGGAGGCGGGGAAGAAGATCATCGTCTGCACCATCCAGACCTTCCCGGCAGCGATGAAGGCGGCAGAAGACCTCGCCGCCACCGAAGGCAAACGCTTTGCCGTGATTGCCGACGAGGCACACAGCTCGCAGACCGGCGAGGCATCGGCCAAGCTCAAGCAACTGCTCAGTGCCGAGGAATTGGCCGCACTGAAAGACGGCGGGCAGATTGACACCGAAACCTTGCTGGCCGCGCAAATGGATGCGCGCGTGGGCGGCAGCAAAGGGCTTACCTATATCGCCTTTACCGCCACGCCCAAGGGCAAGACGCTGGAATTGTTCGGCGTGAAAGGTCAGGACGGAAAGCCACACCCGTTCCATGTGTATTCGATGCGACAGGCCATCGAAGAAGGCTTCATCCTCGACGTGTTGAAGAACTACACACCGTATGACCTGGCGTTCAAGCTGGCCCGCGATGGCGAGGAGTTCGACGAGAAAACCGTTGACCGCAACGAAGCGACAAAACGGCTCATGCAGTGGGTGCGCCTGCACCCGCACAACATTGCCAGCAAGGTGCAGATTGTCGTAGAGCACTACCGCGAGAACGTGCAGCCGCTATTGAGCGGCAAGGCCAAGGCAATGGTGGTAGTGAGCAGCCGTTTGGAGGCGGTGCGCTGGCAGAAGGCCATTCGCGCCTACATCGAACGACAGAACTACCCACTGGGCGTGCTGGTGGCGTTTTCCGGCGAGGTGGAAGATGCCGAGAGTTTCCCCGATGCGGTGAGCGAAACCAGCGCCGCACTCAACCCCGGCTTGAAGGGCAGGGACATCCGCGATGCGTTCAAGAGCGAGCACTACCACCTGCTGCTGGTAGCTAACAAATTCCAGACCGGCTTCGACCAGCCCTTGCTATGCGGCATGTACGTGGACAAGAAGCTGGCAGACATTCAGGCCGTGCAAACGCTGTCGCGCCTGAACCGCGCTTACCCGGGCAAGGACACCACCTACATTCTCGACTTCGTAAACAACCCGGCGGACATCCTCACCAGCTTCAAGACGTATTACGAAACCGCCGAACTGGCCGCCACCACCGACCCGAATTTGGTTCTGGATTTGCGCGCAAAACTCGATGCAGCCGGCTATTACGATGATTTCGAGGTGCAGGCCGTCACCAAAGTGGTGGTCAACCCGGAGGGCAAAGCCAGCGAATTGAGTCGCGCCATTGCACCGGTGGCCGACCGCATTCTCAAGCGTTATGCGGAGGCAAAAAGGCTGCGGGACGAATCCGGCGATGAGGCTGTCACCAAGACGGCAAAAGAGCGCCTTGAACAGATCACCTTGTTCAAGGCGGACATGGAATCTTTCGTGCGCATGTATGCCTTCCTGTCGCAGATTTTCGACTACGGCAATACCGACATCGAAAAACGCTTCCTGTTCTACAAGCATCTTTTGCCGCTGCTGGACTTCCGCCGCGACATTGAGCAGATTGACCTCGGACAAGTGGTGCTGACCCATCACGCCTTGAAACGCGGCGATGGGAAAATCCTGAGTCTTGCCAGTGGCGAAGCCGAAAAGCTGGAGCCGATGACCGGCGTAGGCATGGGGCAGCTACAAGACAAACAAAAGGCGTGGTTGAGCGAGATCATCAAGAAGGTCAATGATCTATTTGAGGGGCAACTGAGTGCGGACGACAAGCTGCAATTCGTACAGGCGCTCAAGATCAAGATGTTGGAGAACAGCGCACTGCAGCAGCAGGCGCAGAGCAACGCCGAACCGCAATTCCAGAACTCGCCCGATCTGCGTCCAGCCATGCTGGACGCCATCATCGATGCCAGTGACGCACAGCAGATCATGAGCACGCAGGCCATCAACAGCGAAAAGCTGCGTGAGGCACTGTTGGACATCCTGCTGGGGCCGGGGCAGTTGTATGCGGCGTTGAAGGCACGAGGCAACCTGCTGCAGCCACGTGGTTGAGGTGCCGCGAAAAGCGAACGGCCGCATCGCTGCGGCCGTTCGGGTAGTGCTTACTTCAACGCCTTGAACCGCAGCCGCTTCGGCCCCGCGTCGTCGCCCATGCGGCGCTTCTTGTCTTCCTCGTACTCGCGGTAGTTGCCCTGGAAGAACTCCACGTGCGAGTCGCCCTCGAAGGCGAGGATGTGGGTGGCGATGCGGTCCAGGAACCAGCGGTCGTGCGAGATCACGAAGGTGTTGCCCGGGAACTCCAGCAGCGCGTCTTCCAGCGCGCGCAGGGTTTCGATGTCGAGGTCGTTGGACGGTTCGTCGAGCAGCAGCACGTTGCCGCCCTGCAACAGCGTCTTCGCCATGTGCAGACGGCCGCGCTCGCCGCCGGACAGGCTGCCGACCATCTTCTGCTGATCCTGCCCCTTGAAGTTGAAGCGGCCGATGTAGGCGCGCGACTGGATTTCGGTGCCGTTGATGTTGAGGATGTCCAGGCCGCCGGACACTTCCTGGAACACCGTGTGGTTGCCTTCCAGCGCGCCACGGCTTTGATCGACGTAGGCGAGGTTCACGGTCGGGCCGATGTTGATCGAACCCGAATCCGGCTTCTCCTGCCCGGTGATCATCTTGAACAGCGTGGACTTGCCAGCGCCGTTCGGGCCGATGATGCCGACGATGGCGCCCGGCGGGACGATCATCGACAGATCGTCGATCAGCAGGCGGTCGCCGAACTTCTTGCTGACGTTCTTGAACTCGATCACCGAGTTGCCGAGGCGCTCGCCCGGCGGGATGAAGATTTCGTTGGTCTCGTTGCGCTTCTGGTAGTCGACCGACTGCAGTTCGTCCAGCCGCGCCAGGCGCGCCTTGCCCTTGGAACGGCCGCCCTTGGCGTTCTGCCGCGACCATTCCAGTTCCTTCTGGATGGCCTTCTGGCGCGCCTTTTCCTGGTTTTCTTCCTGCTTCAGGCGCTCGTCCTTCTGCACCAGCCAGTCGGTGTAGTTGCCCTTCCACGGAATGCCGCGGCCGCGATCGAGCTCGAGGATCCACTCGGCGGCGTTGTCGAGGAAGTAGCGGTCGTGGGTGACGGCCACCACGGTGCCGGTGTAGCGGTGCAGGAACTGCTCCAGCCATTCCACCGATTCGGCGTCGAGGTGGTTGGTGGGTTCGTCGAGCAGCAGCATGTCGGGCTTCTGCAGCAGCAGGCGGCACAGCGCCACGCGGCGCTTCTCGCCGCCGGAGAGCTTGCCGATCACCGCATCCCACGGCGGCAGGCGCAGCGCGTCGGCGGCCACTTCCAACTGGTTTTCCAGCGTGTGCGCGTCGCCGGCAGCGAGGATCGCTTCGAGGCGCTCCTGCTCTTTCGCCAGCGCGTCGAAGTCTGCGCCTTCCTCGGCATAGGCGGCGTACACCTCGTCCAGCCGCGCCTGCGCCTGCAGCACTTCGCCCACGCCTTCCTCCACCGCCTGGCGCACGGTGTGTTCGGGATTCAGTTCCGGCTCCTGCGCCAGATAGCCGACCTTGATGCCGGCCTGCGGGCGGGCCTCGCCCTCGAAATCGGTGTCCACGCCGGCCATGATCTTCAGCACGGTGGACTTGCCCGCGCCGTTCAGGCCGAGCAGGCCGATCTTGGCGCCGGGGAAGAAGGAGAGCGAGATGTCCTTGATGATCTGCCGCTTCGGCGGCACCACCTTGGACACGCGATTCATGGTGTAGATGTACTGCGAGGACATGCGGAAAGCTCCGTGAGCGCTACCGCGCCCGCGCGGAAGGGCGCGGGCGGTGACTGGGGTGGGAATGCGGGAATTATAGCGGCTGCGCCCGGCTTGCTGGCCGTTGAACGGAAGCCGGCAAGGGGCGGCGGAACCGGTTCCAGCAATTCCCCGTTCAGATCGCCGGGCGGATAGTGCAGCCATCGTCCACCACGCGGAGAGCCCGCCATGAAGCGCCTGTTGAAGATCGTCGCCTCCTCCCTGTTGCTGCTCGGCGTGGCGACCGCACCGGCATTGGCCGGCGACCGCGACCATGGCCGGGGCTACCAGGATCACGGCCGCGGCCAGCACTACGATCGCCACGACCGCGGCGACCATCGCGACCGTTACGACTACCGCGTCGACCGCAACCACTACCGCCGCGACTACAGGCCGGCCCCGCCGCGCGTGGTCTACACGCAGCCGCGCTACGTGCACGCGCCGCCGCGCGTCGTCTATCGCCCGGCGCCGCGCCCGTATTGGGTGCGCGGCGGCCATTACTACGGCAGCGGCTACGCGCCGACCTACGTGGTCAACGACTGGGGCTACTACGGCCTGCGCAGCCCGCCGCGCGGCTATTACTGGCGCCGCAGCGACACCGGCGATTTCCTGCTGGTCGCGATCACTACCGGCATCATCGCGGACATGCTGCTCCACCACTGAGCGCTTCCGCGATGCGATGAACCGAACCGGTCGGCCCTCGTGGCCGGCCGGTTTTTTCATGCCCGATGCCATGCCCTTGCGGATCAGCGGGAAAGCGCCGCCTGCATCGCCAGGCTGCCGAGCGCGACCGCCATCCACACGCCCAGCCCCAGCAGCAACGGGCGCGGACCGGTGGCGCGCATCCGCCGGACATCGGCGGACAGGCCGATGGCGGCCAGCGCGAACACCATCGCCAGCCCGCTGGCGGCATGCAGTCCGCCCTGCATCGCCGCCGGCACCAGCCCGGCGCTGCGCAGCGCCGAGGCGGCGACGAACCACAGGATGAACCACGGCACGATGCCGCCCGCACGCAATCCGTCCGCCGGATTCTGGTTGCGCCCGCGCCACGCCATCAGCCCGGCCAGCGCCAGGCACACCGGCACGATCATGGTCGCCCGCGCCAGCTTGACGATCACCGCGTAGTCGCCGGCTTCGCGGCCGTAGGCGTAGCCGGCGGCGGCCACCGAGGAGGTGTCGTTGATGGCGGTGCCGGCCCACAGCCCGAACTGTGCGGCGTCCATGCCCAGCAGGTGGCCCAGCGGCGGGAACGCCAGCACCGCGACCAGGTTGAACAGGAAGATGGTTGACAGCGCGAACGCGGTGTCGTGGTCGTCCGGACGCAGGATCGGCGCCACCGCGGCGATCGCCGACCCGCCGCAGATCGCGGTGCCCACGCCGACCAGCGCGGCGAGCTTGGCCGGCACGCGCAGCGCCCTGCCCAGCAGCCAGGCGGCGGCGAACGCCAGCAGCAGGGTGACGAGGGCGACGCGCAGCGAGGCGCGACCGACCGCGAGCGCCTGACCGAGATCCAGCCCGAAGCCGAGCAGCACGATCGACGCCTGCAGCACGTACCTGCCGGCGAAGTCGATGCCGGGAGCGAAGCGCGCGCCGGGCGTCCAGGCGGCGCGCAGCAGGGTGCCCAGCAGGATCGCCAGCACCGCGCCGCCCAGCAGCGGAAAGGCGTGTCCGCCGGCGTACGCCAGCAGCGCGGGAATGGCCGCCAGCAGCAGGCCGGGAAGCAGGCGTTGCGGGCCGTGGAAGCGCGGCATGGTGGCGGGTCCGTGGAAGCGATGGCGGCAGTCTGGCGATCCCGTTTGTTAAATGAAATTGAATTATCCTGATATGAAGAATCAGGATTCCTGATGATCAACATCAGCCCGCGCCAGCTGCAGGTCTTCGTCGAAACGGTGGCGGCCGGCAGCCTGCGCGCCGCCGCCGAGCGGCTGCACCTCACCCAGCCCGCCGCCAGCATGGCGCTCACCGAAATGGAGCGGCTGCTGGGCGGGCCGCTGTTCGACCGGGTGCGCGGGCGGCTGCGCCTGAACGCGCGCGGCCACGAGTTGCTGCCGTTGGCGCGCGAACTGCTGGAGCGCCACGCCGAGTTCGCGCGCGCGGCGGCGGGCGCGGGCGGCGCGCTGGCCGGCGAGTTGCGGATCGGCACCAGCAACACCGTCGGCAACTACCGCGTCGGCGAACTGCTGGGCGGGTTCGTGCAGGCCGCGCCGGAGGTGGCGATCCGGCTGCGGGTCGGCAATACCGACGACATCGCGCGGGCGCTGCTGGCGCACGAGCTGGACGTCGCCTGCGTCGAGGGCACGGCGCTGCCGTCGGGACTGGAGGTGCTGCCGTGGCGCGACGACGCGCTGCTGGTCTGCGCCCCGCCCGGACATCCGCTGGCGAGGCGGCGCGGGCTGAAGGAGGCGGATTTCGCCGATGCGGCGTGGGTGATCCGCGAGCCGGGCTCGGCCACGCGGTTGCTGACCGAGCAGGTGCTGGGCCGCCTGCCGCCGCCGCGCGGCCGGCTGGAACTGAGTCAGACCGAGGCGATCAAGCAGGCGGTGGCGGCGGGGCTGGGCATCGCCCTGCTGCCCGAGGTGGCGGTGCGCGACGCGCTGGCCGCGGGCTGCCTGTGCGCGCTGCGGACGCCGTTCCTGCAGCCGTTCCTGCATCGCCGGCTGTCGCTGCTGCTGCCGCGCGGCAGCTACCGGGGCGGCCTGCTGGAGGCGTTCCTGCGGGCTACAATCGCCTGATCCCCACGCCCCCAGGAGTTGCGATGTTCCCGCGAGACGCACGTATCGAAGGCTACGATCCCGAACTTGCCCAGGCCATCGCCAACGAAAACCGCCGGCAGGAGGATCACGTCGAGCTGATCGCCTCCGAGAACTACGCCAGCCCGCGGGTGATGGAAGCGCAGGGCAGCCAGCTCACCAACAAGTACGCCGAAGGCTATCCGGGCAAGCGCTACTACGGCGGCTGCGAATACGTGGACGTGGCCGAGCAGCTCGCCATCGACCGCGTCAAGCAGCTGTTCGGTGCCGACTACGCCAACGTGCAGCCGCACAGCGGCTCGCAGGCCAACCAGGCGGTGTATTTCGCGCTGCTGCAGCCGGGCGACACCATCCTCGGCATGTCGCTGGCGCACGGCGGCCACCTGACCCACGGCGCCAAGGTGAATGCCAGCGGCAAGCTGTTCAACGCGGTGCAGTACGGCGTCGACGCCGCCGGCCTGATCGACTACGACGAAGTCGAGCGCCTGGCGCTGGAGCACAAGCCGAAGATGATCGTCGCCGGCTTCTCCGCCTATTCGCAGGTCGTCGACTGGGCGCGCTTCCGCGCCATCGCCGACAAGGTGGGCGCCTACCTGTTCGTGGACATGGCGCACGTGGCCGGCCTGATCGCCGCCGGCGTCTATCCGAGCCCGGTGCCGCACGCGCACGTCGTCACCAGCACCACCCACAAGACCCTGCGCGGCCCGCGTGGCGGCATCATCATCGCCAGTCGCGCCGCGATGGGCGAGGCGGCGGAAGAGATCGAGAAGAAGCTGCAGTCCATCGTTTTCCCCGGCATCCAGGGCGGCCCGCTGATGCACGTGATCGCGGCCAAGGCGGTGGCGTTCAAGGAAGCGCTGGAGCCGGCGTTCAAGGACTACCAGCAGCAGGTGGTGAAGAACGCGCAGGCGATGGCGAAGGTCATCATCGCCCGCGGCTACAAGATCGTCTCCGGCGGCACCGAAAACCACCTGATGCTGGTCGACATGATCGGCAAGGACGTGTCCGGCAAGCAGGCCGAGGAGGCGCTGGGCAAGGCGCATATCACCGTCAACAAAAACTCGGTGCCGAACGATCCGCGCAAGCCCTTCGTCACCTCCGGCCTGCGCATCGGCACGCCTGCCGTCACCACCCGCGGCTACAAGGAGCCGGACTGCGTGGCGCTGGCCGAGTGGATCTGCGACGTGCTGGACAATCCCGAGGACGAGCAGGTGATCGCCGGCGTGCGCGAGAACGTCGAGAAGCAGTGCAAGCAGTTCCCGGTGTACGGGTAAGCCTTGCACTGCCCCTTCTGCCAGCACAGCGACACCCGCGTGATCGATTCGCGCGTGTCCGAGGACGGCGCCACCATCCGCCGCCGGCGCGTCTGCGAAGCCTGCGGCGAGCGGTTCTCGACGCTGGAAACCATCGAGCTGAAGCTGCCGGCCATCGTCAAGTCGGACGGCCGGCGCGAGGCGTTCGACGCGCGCAAGCTGCGCGTCGGCTTCGACCGCGCGTTGCAGAAGCGGCCGGTGTCGGAGGAGCAGATCGAGACGGCGGTGCGCGCGGTGGTGCACCAGCTGCGGATGGCCGCCGAGCGCGAGATTCCCGCGCGCCGGGTCGGCGAGTTCGTGATGGGCGAACTGCGCAAGCTCGACCACGTCGGCTACGTGCGCTTCGCCTCGGTCTACCGCAGCTTCGAGGACGTGGCCGATTTCCGCGAGGAGCTCGACCGGCTGGAGCGCGACCTGCCGGGCGAAGGCCAGCTGCCGCTGCTGGACGCCGCGGATGCGGCCATCGACGGCAAGGGGCGGAAGCGGTGAGCGGCTTCTCCTCTGCCGATCACGCATTGATGGCGCGCGCGCTGCGCCTGGCCGAGCGCGGTGCCTACACCGCGCGGCCCAACCCGATGGTCGGCTGCGTGATCGC is drawn from Thermomonas brevis and contains these coding sequences:
- a CDS encoding restriction endonuclease subunit S; translation: MTLPRYPDYKDSGVPWLGEVPGHWESVPARRLFGEKREPALDDDEQLSATQRYGVIPQRMFMETADQKVVLALAGTGNFKHVEVDDFVISLRSFQGGIEWSAHAGCVSPAYTVLRAVRPIHSRYWAYLLKSSAYIDALQTVIVGIREGKNITYSQFGGLPVPVPSPEEQTTIACFLDHETAKIDALIAEQETLLALLAEKRQATISHAVTRGLNPNVAMKDSGIAWLGEVPGHWEVLQLRRVVPQFEQGWSPECEARPVEDGEWGVLKAGCLNGGVFNAGENKALPSTLEPREQLEVRHGDVLMSRASGSPKLIGSVACVENPQPRLMLSDKIFRLVLDDDISGKFFGLAMSSISLRAQIEQAIGGAEGLANNLPQASIKEFWLALPLIDEQQQIVEFLDAETAKLDALKAEAQRGIELLKERRNALIAAAVTGKIDVRNAA
- a CDS encoding type I restriction endonuclease subunit R → MNLHREDAFETDICQALHAQGWLYDGLGDARNFDRTLGLYLPDLLAWVQATQPDAWAALQTSFGTSTAQRLGERLRKLLDERGTLEVLRRGLDIVGLRKPLQLVQFKPAFGLNPELQQRYAANRLRVVRQVTHSPNNPGEELDLVLFVNGIAVATAELKSDFTQNVAEAVDQYRRNRHPQPKGGKPEPLLSFPGGALVHFAVSQSEVQMATKLEGAATRFLPFNKSNAGGAGNAPNPAGYATSYLWEEVWQRDSWLQVLGRYLIGKRDDRKQLVGWIFPRHHQLDATRKLVADVLDKGPGQKYLIQHSAGSGKTNSIAWTAHFLSELHDAQDNKLFDSVLVVSDRTVLDTQLQEAIFDAQRTTGVVAALTREHGSKSNQLKEALEAGKKIIVCTIQTFPAAMKAAEDLAATEGKRFAVIADEAHSSQTGEASAKLKQLLSAEELAALKDGGQIDTETLLAAQMDARVGGSKGLTYIAFTATPKGKTLELFGVKGQDGKPHPFHVYSMRQAIEEGFILDVLKNYTPYDLAFKLARDGEEFDEKTVDRNEATKRLMQWVRLHPHNIASKVQIVVEHYRENVQPLLSGKAKAMVVVSSRLEAVRWQKAIRAYIERQNYPLGVLVAFSGEVEDAESFPDAVSETSAALNPGLKGRDIRDAFKSEHYHLLLVANKFQTGFDQPLLCGMYVDKKLADIQAVQTLSRLNRAYPGKDTTYILDFVNNPADILTSFKTYYETAELAATTDPNLVLDLRAKLDAAGYYDDFEVQAVTKVVVNPEGKASELSRAIAPVADRILKRYAEAKRLRDESGDEAVTKTAKERLEQITLFKADMESFVRMYAFLSQIFDYGNTDIEKRFLFYKHLLPLLDFRRDIEQIDLGQVVLTHHALKRGDGKILSLASGEAEKLEPMTGVGMGQLQDKQKAWLSEIIKKVNDLFEGQLSADDKLQFVQALKIKMLENSALQQQAQSNAEPQFQNSPDLRPAMLDAIIDASDAQQIMSTQAINSEKLREALLDILLGPGQLYAALKARGNLLQPRG
- the ettA gene encoding energy-dependent translational throttle protein EttA, producing the protein MSSQYIYTMNRVSKVVPPKRQIIKDISLSFFPGAKIGLLGLNGAGKSTVLKIMAGVDTDFEGEARPQAGIKVGYLAQEPELNPEHTVRQAVEEGVGEVLQAQARLDEVYAAYAEEGADFDALAKEQERLEAILAAGDAHTLENQLEVAADALRLPPWDAVIGKLSGGEKRRVALCRLLLQKPDMLLLDEPTNHLDAESVEWLEQFLHRYTGTVVAVTHDRYFLDNAAEWILELDRGRGIPWKGNYTDWLVQKDERLKQEENQEKARQKAIQKELEWSRQNAKGGRSKGKARLARLDELQSVDYQKRNETNEIFIPPGERLGNSVIEFKNVSKKFGDRLLIDDLSMIVPPGAIVGIIGPNGAGKSTLFKMITGQEKPDSGSINIGPTVNLAYVDQSRGALEGNHTVFQEVSGGLDILNINGTEIQSRAYIGRFNFKGQDQQKMVGSLSGGERGRLHMAKTLLQGGNVLLLDEPSNDLDIETLRALEDALLEFPGNTFVISHDRWFLDRIATHILAFEGDSHVEFFQGNYREYEEDKKRRMGDDAGPKRLRFKALK
- a CDS encoding RcnB family protein produces the protein MKRLLKIVASSLLLLGVATAPALAGDRDHGRGYQDHGRGQHYDRHDRGDHRDRYDYRVDRNHYRRDYRPAPPRVVYTQPRYVHAPPRVVYRPAPRPYWVRGGHYYGSGYAPTYVVNDWGYYGLRSPPRGYYWRRSDTGDFLLVAITTGIIADMLLHH
- a CDS encoding YeiH family protein, whose product is MPRFHGPQRLLPGLLLAAIPALLAYAGGHAFPLLGGAVLAILLGTLLRAAWTPGARFAPGIDFAGRYVLQASIVLLGFGLDLGQALAVGRASLRVALVTLLLAFAAAWLLGRALRVPAKLAALVGVGTAICGGSAIAAVAPILRPDDHDTAFALSTIFLFNLVAVLAFPPLGHLLGMDAAQFGLWAGTAINDTSSVAAAGYAYGREAGDYAVIVKLARATMIVPVCLALAGLMAWRGRNQNPADGLRAGGIVPWFILWFVAASALRSAGLVPAAMQGGLHAASGLAMVFALAAIGLSADVRRMRATGPRPLLLGLGVWMAVALGSLAMQAALSR
- a CDS encoding LysR family transcriptional regulator, yielding MINISPRQLQVFVETVAAGSLRAAAERLHLTQPAASMALTEMERLLGGPLFDRVRGRLRLNARGHELLPLARELLERHAEFARAAAGAGGALAGELRIGTSNTVGNYRVGELLGGFVQAAPEVAIRLRVGNTDDIARALLAHELDVACVEGTALPSGLEVLPWRDDALLVCAPPGHPLARRRGLKEADFADAAWVIREPGSATRLLTEQVLGRLPPPRGRLELSQTEAIKQAVAAGLGIALLPEVAVRDALAAGCLCALRTPFLQPFLHRRLSLLLPRGSYRGGLLEAFLRATIA
- the glyA gene encoding serine hydroxymethyltransferase — encoded protein: MFPRDARIEGYDPELAQAIANENRRQEDHVELIASENYASPRVMEAQGSQLTNKYAEGYPGKRYYGGCEYVDVAEQLAIDRVKQLFGADYANVQPHSGSQANQAVYFALLQPGDTILGMSLAHGGHLTHGAKVNASGKLFNAVQYGVDAAGLIDYDEVERLALEHKPKMIVAGFSAYSQVVDWARFRAIADKVGAYLFVDMAHVAGLIAAGVYPSPVPHAHVVTSTTHKTLRGPRGGIIIASRAAMGEAAEEIEKKLQSIVFPGIQGGPLMHVIAAKAVAFKEALEPAFKDYQQQVVKNAQAMAKVIIARGYKIVSGGTENHLMLVDMIGKDVSGKQAEEALGKAHITVNKNSVPNDPRKPFVTSGLRIGTPAVTTRGYKEPDCVALAEWICDVLDNPEDEQVIAGVRENVEKQCKQFPVYG
- the nrdR gene encoding transcriptional regulator NrdR — its product is MHCPFCQHSDTRVIDSRVSEDGATIRRRRVCEACGERFSTLETIELKLPAIVKSDGRREAFDARKLRVGFDRALQKRPVSEEQIETAVRAVVHQLRMAAEREIPARRVGEFVMGELRKLDHVGYVRFASVYRSFEDVADFREELDRLERDLPGEGQLPLLDAADAAIDGKGRKR